A genomic region of Veillonellales bacterium contains the following coding sequences:
- the cybH gene encoding Ni/Fe-hydrogenase, b-type cytochrome subunit: MDDNVMKPFYVFSPFLRVFHWIMVVSILILFGTGLYIGNPGYIGSLGIEPTFAVDNIFSMENIRYIHFATAFIFMSTFIFRWYGAFVNKGDRLFPKPWTFDYWLGTLDVALHYMFITPEHRPYLRNHMARAGYASVYVLIFIEAVTGLAMYYMIEPNSILAIVFGQFNYWLINEYVVHLLHHYVAWGIILFAITHIYMAVRADLTENGGEISSMFSGIKYLHVDPDDIGDID; encoded by the coding sequence ATGGACGACAATGTGATGAAACCCTTTTATGTATTTAGTCCATTTCTTCGAGTCTTTCACTGGATTATGGTTGTTTCCATCCTGATTTTATTTGGTACCGGCCTGTATATCGGGAACCCGGGCTATATCGGGTCATTGGGGATAGAACCAACCTTTGCGGTGGATAACATATTTTCCATGGAAAATATTCGCTATATTCATTTTGCGACAGCGTTTATCTTTATGTCCACGTTTATTTTCCGCTGGTATGGCGCATTTGTAAATAAAGGCGACCGCTTGTTTCCCAAACCCTGGACCTTTGATTATTGGCTGGGAACGCTGGATGTGGCCTTACATTATATGTTTATTACGCCTGAACATCGGCCCTATCTGAGGAACCATATGGCCAGGGCCGGGTATGCTTCCGTCTATGTGCTGATCTTCATCGAAGCAGTCACCGGCTTGGCCATGTACTATATGATTGAACCTAACAGTATACTTGCCATCGTTTTCGGGCAGTTCAATTATTGGTTGATCAACGAATACGTTGTTCATCTGCTGCACCATTATGTGGCTTGGGGTATTATTCTGTTCGCCATTACCCATATTTATATGGCGGTACGGGCCGATTTAACGGAAAACGGCGGAGAAATCTCCAGCATGTTTTCCGGCATTAAATATTTGCATGTCGATCCGGATGATATAGGAGATATTGATTAA
- a CDS encoding NAD(P)H-dependent oxidoreductase: protein MAVTKIGVLIGSLRKDSFSRKMYLTLQSMVPAPFEMEEIKIGDLPMYNQDFDDDGKSPQSWSLFDDKNPIINEKTREFLQKFVDAFIDWIKLIAPHKP from the coding sequence ATGGCTGTTACAAAAATTGGCGTTCTTATCGGCAGTCTGCGCAAAGATTCGTTTAGCAGAAAAATGTATCTCACATTACAATCTATGGTACCTGCACCTTTCGAAATGGAAGAAATCAAAATTGGTGATCTTCCAATGTACAATCAGGATTTTGATGATGATGGGAAATCACCCCAGTCATGGTCACTTTTCGATGATAAAAATCCGATTATTAATGAAAAAACACGCGAATTTTTACAAAAATTTGTGGATGCGTTTATAGACTGGATAAAGTTAATTGCACCTCATAAGCCGTGA
- a CDS encoding FAD-binding and (Fe-S)-binding domain-containing protein produces MNSGICQKDWDRLPEQYQEFCREVKTKVPYNRIFADPIRCLAYGTDASLYRINPKLVIKVRSTDEIAAILQAADRRKIPVTFRAAGTSLSGQALTDSVLLVLAGGWNGYHIAPDGMSITLEPGIIGSEANEYLKPYSRKIGPDPASIRHAMVGGIAANNASGMCCGTADNSYKTVESMKIIFADGTLLDTGNTASRQAFASSRRQLLKTVTDIRDEIQTDPGLKNQIIQKYKIKNTTGYSLNAFVDFTDPFAILSHLLIGSEGTLGFISEITYRTILDHTYKASSLMIFPDIKTACLAVMKLDKPLVAAAELIDRVSLRSVEDRPGMPEYLKSLAESAAALLVETRAETAAALKNNIAAVEQRLTEIPSLLPITFTDVKAEYEKLWNIRAGVFPAVGGIRPVGTSVIIEDVAFPRDQLADAVEALRLIMNQNNYEDGIIYGHALDGNVHFVFNQDFSSAQERNRYQKLINDVCDMVVHRFHGSLKAEHGTGRNMAPFVEMEWGKKAYGLMQRLKTAFDPNRILNPEVILTENSLLYVENLKAMPATDDVVDKCIECGYCEVLCPSKNLTATPRQRIVVQREINRLTATGEDEERLTRLKQDYEYFGEKTCAADGLCEINCPLSINTGTHTKKLRSCRTTKKQRKAAKFARKHFAGITTFAKLGLAGVHLAHRIIGSCAMGGLSQGIRKLSGDRIPKWNPWLPRGGATPGQTPSNRKCRQKIVYFPSCLSRTMGPALNDRDQRQLSEVMLSLLAKANFEVIFPPDMNKLCCGMPFESKGFFEQADKLSGELEKVLLTCTQDGKYPVLCDTSPCVYRMKKVMAKRLKILDTVEFIHDYLLEVLEFTKLPEPIAIHVTCSATKMGLAGKFRTIGELCAAKVIIPDKVHCCGFAGDKGFEVPELNDSALEHLKEALPNDCTWGFSNSRTCEIGLADHSGISYQSIAYLVDYCSKAKQ; encoded by the coding sequence CTTACGGAACAGACGCCAGTTTATACCGGATCAATCCGAAACTGGTAATAAAAGTGCGATCAACAGACGAAATAGCCGCTATTCTGCAAGCAGCGGATAGACGGAAAATCCCGGTAACCTTTCGGGCGGCAGGTACAAGTCTGTCCGGTCAGGCATTAACCGATTCGGTTTTACTGGTATTGGCCGGTGGTTGGAATGGGTACCACATTGCTCCTGACGGAATGTCCATAACACTGGAACCGGGAATCATCGGTTCCGAAGCAAACGAATACCTAAAACCGTATTCCCGCAAAATCGGTCCCGATCCGGCCTCCATCCGCCACGCTATGGTCGGGGGAATTGCGGCAAACAACGCCAGCGGCATGTGCTGCGGTACGGCAGACAACAGTTATAAAACCGTCGAATCAATGAAAATCATTTTCGCCGACGGAACGCTGCTGGATACCGGTAATACAGCATCCCGCCAGGCCTTTGCGTCATCCCGCAGGCAATTGCTGAAAACAGTAACCGACATCCGTGATGAAATTCAGACTGACCCGGGTTTGAAAAATCAAATAATCCAAAAATATAAAATCAAGAACACAACCGGTTACAGCCTCAATGCGTTTGTCGATTTTACCGATCCCTTTGCTATTCTCAGCCATTTGCTCATCGGCTCGGAGGGCACTTTGGGCTTCATCAGCGAGATTACTTATCGCACCATTTTGGATCACACCTATAAAGCTTCCTCATTAATGATCTTTCCGGATATCAAGACAGCGTGTTTAGCTGTAATGAAGCTGGATAAGCCTCTGGTAGCGGCTGCTGAACTCATTGACCGGGTTTCCCTGCGATCGGTTGAAGACCGGCCGGGCATGCCGGAATACTTAAAATCGCTGGCTGAATCAGCGGCGGCACTGCTTGTTGAAACCCGTGCCGAAACTGCTGCCGCCTTAAAAAACAATATAGCGGCTGTAGAACAGCGGCTGACTGAGATACCATCTTTGCTGCCCATCACCTTTACCGATGTCAAAGCGGAATACGAAAAGCTCTGGAATATCCGGGCCGGCGTTTTCCCAGCCGTAGGGGGAATACGGCCCGTTGGTACATCGGTTATAATTGAGGATGTGGCGTTCCCCAGAGATCAACTGGCGGATGCCGTTGAAGCCCTGCGGCTGATTATGAACCAAAACAACTATGAGGACGGTATCATTTACGGACATGCACTGGACGGAAATGTACATTTCGTCTTTAACCAGGATTTTAGTTCCGCTCAGGAAAGAAACCGTTACCAAAAGCTCATTAATGATGTCTGCGATATGGTGGTCCACCGTTTTCATGGGTCATTAAAAGCGGAACATGGCACGGGCAGGAATATGGCCCCCTTCGTTGAAATGGAGTGGGGGAAAAAAGCCTATGGCCTGATGCAGCGGCTCAAAACAGCCTTTGATCCGAATCGCATTTTGAATCCGGAGGTCATTTTAACGGAAAATTCTCTTCTGTATGTGGAGAATCTGAAAGCAATGCCGGCCACCGACGATGTAGTGGATAAATGCATCGAATGCGGCTACTGCGAAGTCCTTTGCCCCTCCAAAAATTTAACAGCGACCCCCCGGCAGCGTATTGTTGTCCAACGGGAAATCAACCGGCTAACAGCGACAGGCGAAGACGAAGAACGGCTCACCCGCTTGAAACAGGATTATGAATATTTTGGTGAAAAAACTTGCGCTGCCGACGGCCTGTGCGAAATCAACTGCCCGCTTTCTATTAATACCGGTACACATACCAAAAAGCTCCGTTCCTGTCGGACAACTAAAAAGCAGCGCAAAGCAGCCAAGTTCGCACGAAAACATTTTGCCGGAATCACTACCTTTGCCAAACTGGGCTTGGCCGGAGTTCACCTTGCCCACCGGATAATTGGAAGCTGCGCCATGGGCGGTCTATCTCAGGGTATCCGAAAGCTCAGCGGCGACCGAATACCAAAATGGAATCCATGGCTGCCGCGAGGTGGTGCGACTCCAGGGCAGACCCCGTCGAACCGGAAGTGTCGGCAAAAAATTGTCTACTTTCCCAGCTGCTTAAGCCGGACAATGGGCCCGGCGTTAAACGACCGGGATCAGCGTCAATTAAGCGAAGTCATGCTGTCGCTGCTTGCTAAAGCAAATTTTGAAGTAATTTTTCCGCCAGACATGAACAAGTTATGCTGCGGTATGCCTTTTGAAAGCAAGGGATTCTTTGAGCAAGCCGACAAACTAAGCGGTGAATTGGAAAAGGTACTGCTTACCTGCACTCAGGACGGTAAATATCCCGTTCTATGCGACACAAGTCCTTGCGTATATCGGATGAAAAAGGTTATGGCTAAGCGTCTGAAGATACTGGACACAGTAGAATTTATTCATGACTACCTGCTGGAGGTACTGGAATTTACAAAACTACCGGAGCCCATAGCCATTCATGTAACCTGCAGTGCCACCAAAATGGGATTAGCCGGAAAGTTCCGTACCATTGGTGAACTCTGCGCCGCAAAGGTGATTATCCCGGATAAAGTGCATTGCTGCGGTTTTGCCGGCGACAAAGGTTTTGAAGTTCCCGAACTGAATGATTCTGCTCTGGAGCATTTAAAAGAAGCTCTTCCTAACGACTGTACCTGGGGATTCTCCAACAGCCGAACGTGCGAAATCGGTTTGGCGGATCATAGTGGTATCAGTTACCAGTCAATTGCCTATCTAGTCGATTATTGCAGTAAGGCAAAACAATAA